The Pirellulales bacterium genome includes a region encoding these proteins:
- a CDS encoding DUF3971 domain-containing protein produces MHCWFDHCWKLCKTAVFVGAVVALAVGGYLYFGFDEGIRSHIEGLLRKHYTHLDVRVRSARWLRGEGIEVRGITIAEPNGDGERAELVHVEELVLLGIKDLKELIAGPKIDRLILRRMTVRATRGADGTWSTAQLMPLPKFSRNPVRGRIEDGRVILAEAGKQPSDEFELRQIQLELEPQGIDAQHPTGKVLALSGQLVGDHFRRVDIRGQMTPDGREIRGTGTAAGVQVSPDLFAALPLPANEWSDDLAAIQAVADMQFELGKSADPQAPLQFRLTAQFRQGRIEHPRLPYPLADVAADLSIDNQGIVVQELTARNGPTTFWLTARSHGLQPSSPLALELRVRQMVLDERLQQSLAGEWHDSWNKFLPAGVVDADVKLAFDGQVWQPEARVHCRDVAFTYYKFPYRLVRTRGTLDLVGEQLTINLKASSGTQDVRIEGRIHQPGAHFSGKLIVKGEDLQVSDTLLGALVESQRKVIESLNPQGTFDVDFRLNRTLADGPIDKYIWIGLKRCSVRFNDFPYPLDNVRGTVEVNGPVWEFRQLQATNDNGLVTGSGYLRPTAEGSELYLKIDGQNIPLEAELREALSPNVRRIWAEMKPYGSVNLATEVRFQSPARRLSVSCDVTPVGETTSIEPHSFPYRLEKLRGTLHYRDGQVTWDRITGQHDRVNVAAGGRCDMLPGGGWRLSLERLAVDRLQVDDDLAPALPPRLKSAIERLRWNGPLSIRDGQIQFVAGVDNRPLETSWRMAIHTHGGSCEVGLPITNLHGGVLLSGSSTAAGVRCSGELQLDAASFRDVQFTEVRGPIYFDDRAVWLGGWVQSGAPGQTPRRITALVDGGTIAADAQVMLGQWATYVLRASLAGADLAYLSRDVGHRSGDVQGKASAAIELRGSGQGVHTLEGRGSISLSEADIYELPLMVALLKILSVRAPDTSGFSKGQIDFRIQGENVYFDRLDFNGDAITLCGKGQMDLERRVDLRFHALVGRDEIRVPVLREVMGEASQQILQIHVGGTLDAPTTYREPLPGINHVLQALRGGSEKLFR; encoded by the coding sequence CGAACTAGTGCACGTCGAAGAACTGGTGCTATTGGGCATCAAAGACCTCAAGGAATTAATCGCCGGGCCCAAGATCGACCGGCTGATCTTGCGGCGGATGACCGTTCGGGCGACGCGCGGCGCCGACGGTACATGGTCGACCGCCCAGTTGATGCCGCTGCCGAAGTTCAGCCGCAACCCGGTGCGCGGCCGAATCGAAGACGGGCGCGTGATCCTGGCCGAAGCCGGCAAGCAGCCGAGCGACGAGTTCGAGCTGCGCCAGATTCAGCTCGAACTCGAGCCGCAAGGAATCGACGCGCAGCACCCGACCGGGAAAGTCCTAGCGCTCAGCGGCCAACTTGTGGGCGATCACTTCCGCCGCGTCGATATCCGCGGCCAGATGACCCCCGACGGCCGCGAGATTCGCGGCACCGGCACGGCGGCGGGCGTGCAGGTGTCGCCCGACTTGTTCGCCGCGCTGCCGCTGCCCGCCAACGAGTGGAGCGACGACCTCGCGGCGATTCAGGCCGTGGCCGACATGCAATTCGAGCTGGGCAAGTCGGCCGACCCTCAGGCTCCCTTGCAGTTTCGCCTGACCGCCCAGTTCCGCCAGGGACGCATCGAGCATCCGCGGCTGCCCTACCCGTTGGCCGACGTCGCCGCCGACTTGTCGATTGACAATCAGGGCATCGTCGTGCAGGAGCTCACGGCGCGCAACGGGCCGACCACGTTCTGGCTGACGGCGCGGAGCCACGGCCTGCAGCCGTCGAGCCCGCTGGCGCTCGAACTGAGGGTCAGGCAAATGGTGCTCGACGAGCGGCTGCAGCAATCGCTCGCCGGCGAATGGCATGACAGTTGGAACAAGTTCCTGCCCGCCGGGGTCGTCGATGCCGACGTCAAGCTCGCCTTCGACGGGCAGGTTTGGCAGCCCGAGGCGCGTGTCCATTGTCGCGACGTGGCGTTCACGTATTACAAGTTTCCCTACCGCCTGGTTCGCACGCGCGGCACGCTCGACCTGGTCGGCGAGCAGTTGACGATCAACCTGAAGGCATCTTCCGGCACGCAGGACGTACGGATCGAAGGGCGGATCCATCAGCCGGGCGCGCACTTTTCCGGCAAGCTGATCGTCAAGGGAGAAGATCTGCAGGTGAGCGATACGCTGCTCGGCGCGCTGGTTGAATCGCAGCGCAAGGTGATCGAGTCGCTTAATCCACAAGGCACGTTCGACGTCGATTTCCGGCTCAACCGCACGCTGGCCGATGGACCTATCGACAAGTACATCTGGATCGGCCTGAAGCGCTGCTCGGTACGGTTCAACGATTTCCCGTACCCGCTCGACAACGTCCGCGGCACCGTCGAAGTGAACGGCCCCGTGTGGGAATTCCGCCAGCTTCAAGCCACGAACGACAACGGCCTGGTGACCGGCAGCGGCTATCTGCGGCCCACGGCCGAGGGCAGCGAGCTGTATTTGAAGATCGACGGGCAGAACATTCCGCTCGAAGCCGAGCTGCGCGAGGCGCTGTCGCCGAACGTGCGTCGGATCTGGGCCGAGATGAAACCCTACGGCAGCGTCAACCTGGCGACTGAGGTGCGCTTTCAGTCGCCGGCGCGCCGGTTGAGCGTCAGTTGCGACGTCACGCCCGTTGGCGAGACGACGTCGATCGAGCCGCATTCGTTTCCCTATCGCCTGGAGAAGTTGCGCGGCACGCTGCACTACCGCGACGGCCAGGTGACTTGGGACCGGATCACCGGTCAACACGATCGGGTCAACGTGGCCGCCGGAGGCAGATGCGACATGCTGCCGGGCGGCGGCTGGCGATTGTCGCTCGAGCGGCTGGCCGTCGACCGTCTGCAGGTCGACGACGATCTGGCCCCGGCTTTGCCGCCGCGCTTGAAGAGCGCGATCGAACGGCTGCGCTGGAACGGTCCGCTGAGCATCCGCGACGGGCAGATCCAATTTGTCGCGGGTGTCGACAATCGACCGCTCGAAACCAGCTGGCGAATGGCCATTCATACCCATGGCGGTTCGTGCGAAGTGGGATTGCCGATCACCAACTTGCACGGCGGCGTGCTACTTTCCGGCAGTTCCACGGCCGCGGGGGTCCGCTGTAGCGGCGAACTCCAGCTCGACGCGGCGTCGTTTCGCGACGTCCAGTTCACCGAGGTGCGCGGGCCGATCTATTTCGACGACCGCGCCGTCTGGCTGGGGGGCTGGGTCCAGTCGGGTGCGCCAGGGCAAACGCCGCGCCGCATCACGGCCCTGGTCGACGGCGGGACCATCGCGGCCGATGCCCAGGTCATGCTCGGCCAGTGGGCCACGTACGTGCTCCGCGCCTCGCTCGCGGGGGCCGATCTAGCTTATCTATCGCGCGACGTTGGGCATCGTAGCGGCGACGTGCAAGGCAAGGCCTCGGCGGCGATCGAACTGCGCGGCAGCGGTCAAGGCGTGCACACACTCGAAGGTCGTGGCTCCATATCACTTTCGGAAGCCGACATTTACGAGCTGCCGCTGATGGTGGCACTGCTCAAGATCCTCAGCGTGCGCGCTCCGGACACCTCGGGCTTCAGCAAGGGCCAAATCGACTTCCGGATTCAAGGCGAAAACGTCTATTTCGATCGCCTCGATTTCAATGGCGACGCCATCACGCTGTGCGGCAAAGGACAAATGGATCTGGAACGCCGGGTCGACCTGCGATTCCACGCGCTGGTGGGCCGCGACGAGATCCGTGTCCCCGTGCTGCGCGAGGTCATGGGCGAGGCGAGCCAGCAAATCCTGCAAATTCACGTCGGCGGCACGCTCGATGCACCGACGACCTACCGCGAGCCGCTGCCAGGAATCAACCATGTCCTCCAAGCCCTCCGCGGAGGGAGTGAGAAACTGTTCCGCTAG